In Nonomuraea muscovyensis, one genomic interval encodes:
- a CDS encoding 16S rRNA (uracil(1498)-N(3))-methyltransferase yields MTVPVFLSDVLDGPELVLGGAEGRHAAAVRRLRAGERVDLTDGAGAVAECVVREVLKDALRLDVTSRYEMAAPQPRLVVVQGLPKGDRGELAVEMMTEAGVDVIVPWAASRSITQWKGERAAKALGRWRSTAREAGKQARRFHLPEVTEPASTARVEQLLAGAALGLVLHEEAAEPLSGVELPAGGDIVVVVGPEGGVGDEELGRFRAVKAVPVLLGPTVLRTSTAGVAAAAVLLARTGRW; encoded by the coding sequence GTGACCGTCCCCGTCTTCCTGTCCGACGTGCTCGACGGGCCCGAGCTGGTGCTCGGCGGCGCGGAGGGGCGGCACGCGGCCGCCGTGCGCCGGTTGCGCGCCGGCGAGCGGGTGGACCTGACCGACGGGGCCGGCGCGGTCGCCGAGTGCGTCGTGCGCGAGGTGCTCAAAGACGCGCTCCGGCTCGACGTGACGAGCCGCTACGAGATGGCGGCGCCGCAGCCGCGGCTCGTGGTCGTCCAGGGGCTGCCGAAGGGCGACCGGGGCGAGCTGGCCGTCGAGATGATGACCGAGGCCGGCGTCGACGTCATCGTGCCCTGGGCCGCCTCGCGCAGCATCACCCAGTGGAAGGGCGAGCGGGCCGCCAAGGCGCTCGGCCGGTGGCGTTCCACGGCGCGCGAGGCCGGCAAGCAGGCCCGCAGGTTCCATCTGCCGGAAGTGACCGAGCCCGCGTCCACGGCGCGGGTCGAGCAACTGCTCGCAGGTGCGGCGCTGGGGCTGGTGCTGCACGAGGAGGCGGCTGAGCCGCTGTCCGGCGTGGAGCTGCCGGCGGGCGGCGACATCGTCGTCGTGGTGGGACCCGAGGGCGGGGTCGGCGATGAGGAGCTGGGCCGGTTCAGGGCGGTGAAGGCGGTGCCGGTGCTGCTCGGGCCCACGGTGCTGCGGACGTCCACGGCCGGGGTGGCGGCTGCGGCCGTCCTGCTGGCGCGCACCGGCCGCTGGTAG
- a CDS encoding MFS transporter, protein MPEFPVDIAAAKAAARRRPTGGAAVAVAFAFWITMAGTTAPTPLYPLYGRAFAFSPITVTVVFAVYAVGVVAGLLLFGRLSDQIGRRPTLLIATALSLVAAAIFLLAQSVTVLLLARVVSGFSAALVTGAATAALAELIGPDARVRPATIALFANMGGLACGTLLAGILADLAPAPLRTPWWVIGVLALLGLLGVATSRESATHRSGFTWQVQPLHIPGEIRAEFLRSGMAAGAGFAVLGVLTAVTGLFLSTLLHQSSHALTGLVVFIAFACTALGQLLVRAVKSAVALPAACLGLTTAAALIAAALATTSLLPLLAGAAVNGLATGVALGHGVGAITTRSAPQYRGASVSTFFAILYAMLAVPAIGVGVLIHLWSLAPTGQIFSLVVGVLAMGVLLSLRGARTKR, encoded by the coding sequence ATGCCTGAATTTCCTGTCGACATCGCCGCGGCGAAGGCCGCCGCACGCCGCCGCCCCACGGGCGGAGCCGCGGTGGCGGTGGCCTTCGCCTTCTGGATCACCATGGCGGGGACGACCGCACCGACGCCGCTGTACCCGCTGTACGGGCGGGCGTTCGCCTTCTCGCCGATCACCGTCACAGTGGTGTTCGCCGTCTACGCCGTCGGAGTGGTGGCCGGCCTGCTGCTGTTCGGGCGGCTGTCCGATCAGATCGGCCGGCGTCCCACGCTCCTGATCGCCACAGCCCTGTCGCTGGTCGCGGCCGCGATCTTCCTGCTGGCGCAGAGCGTCACGGTGCTGCTCCTGGCTCGCGTGGTGTCGGGATTCTCGGCGGCGCTGGTCACGGGCGCCGCCACGGCCGCGCTCGCCGAGTTGATCGGACCGGACGCCCGGGTTCGCCCCGCCACCATCGCGTTGTTCGCCAACATGGGCGGCCTGGCCTGCGGGACCCTCCTAGCCGGGATCCTGGCCGATCTGGCGCCCGCGCCACTGCGTACCCCCTGGTGGGTCATCGGCGTCCTGGCGTTGCTGGGGCTGCTGGGTGTGGCGACTTCCCGGGAGAGCGCCACGCATCGCTCCGGCTTCACCTGGCAGGTTCAGCCGCTGCACATCCCCGGCGAGATCCGGGCGGAGTTCCTGCGCTCGGGGATGGCGGCGGGAGCCGGCTTCGCCGTGCTGGGCGTTCTGACGGCGGTGACCGGGCTGTTCCTGAGCACGTTGCTGCACCAGTCGAGCCATGCGCTGACCGGTCTGGTGGTCTTCATCGCGTTCGCCTGCACGGCCCTGGGCCAGCTGCTGGTCCGTGCCGTCAAGTCCGCGGTCGCCCTGCCCGCGGCCTGTCTTGGCTTGACCACCGCCGCCGCTCTGATCGCAGCCGCCCTGGCCACGACCTCGCTCCTCCCGCTGCTGGCCGGTGCCGCCGTCAACGGGCTGGCCACCGGCGTGGCCCTCGGGCACGGCGTCGGGGCCATCACCACCCGCTCCGCACCGCAGTACCGGGGGGCCTCCGTGTCGACCTTCTTCGCGATCCTGTACGCGATGCTGGCGGTGCCGGCGATCGGGGTGGGGGTGCTGATCCACCTCTGGAGCCTGGCTCCCACAGGACAGATCTTCAGCCTGGTGGTGGGGGTGCTGGCCATGGGCGTGCTGCTCAGCCTCAGGGGTGCCCGGACGAAGCGCTGA
- the rpsT gene encoding 30S ribosomal protein S20 — MANIKSQIKRNKQNEKARLRNKAVKSSLKTAVRKFREAAEQGDVEQAVALQRVAARQLDKAVSKGVIHKNQAANRKSAIAKQASELAAK; from the coding sequence GTGGCGAACATCAAGTCCCAGATCAAGCGTAACAAGCAGAACGAGAAGGCTCGCCTGCGCAACAAGGCGGTCAAGTCGTCCCTGAAGACGGCGGTCCGCAAGTTCCGCGAGGCCGCCGAGCAGGGCGACGTCGAGCAGGCCGTCGCGCTCCAGCGCGTCGCGGCCCGCCAGCTCGACAAGGCCGTCAGCAAGGGCGTCATCCACAAGAACCAGGCCGCCAACCGCAAGTCGGCGATCGCCAAGCAGGCCTCCGAGCTGGCCGCCAAGTAG
- a CDS encoding DUF3097 domain-containing protein, whose amino-acid sequence MYEGDVLAGNWRRPGKGTIPKVPAEPDLVVEDAESGFCGAVVACDKEAVTLEDRFGRRRLFPLAPAAFLLEGKVVTLVRPAPGPRAPRRSASGSLAVEGLRAKVARESRIYVEGVHDAALVEKIWGHDLRVEGVVVEYLEGVDDLPAIVEEFGPGPGRRLGVLVDHLVPGSKESRIAARVTSPEVLVVGHPFVDVWQAVKPSVLRIPAWPEVPRGIPWKEGVIAALGWRLEPAEAWRRILGAVSTFADLEPELLGRVEELIDFVTEAP is encoded by the coding sequence GTGTACGAGGGTGATGTTCTCGCGGGCAACTGGCGGCGGCCGGGCAAGGGCACGATCCCCAAGGTGCCCGCCGAACCGGACCTCGTCGTGGAGGACGCCGAGAGCGGCTTCTGCGGCGCGGTGGTGGCCTGCGACAAGGAGGCCGTCACGCTGGAGGACCGGTTCGGCAGGCGCAGGCTGTTCCCGCTGGCGCCGGCCGCGTTCCTGCTGGAGGGCAAGGTCGTGACGCTCGTACGGCCCGCGCCGGGCCCGCGCGCGCCGAGGCGGAGCGCGTCGGGTTCGCTCGCCGTGGAGGGGCTGCGGGCCAAGGTCGCCCGGGAGAGCCGCATCTACGTGGAGGGCGTGCACGACGCCGCGCTGGTGGAGAAGATCTGGGGCCACGACCTGCGGGTCGAGGGCGTGGTGGTCGAGTACCTGGAGGGGGTCGACGACCTGCCCGCGATCGTCGAGGAGTTCGGCCCCGGGCCGGGACGCAGGCTGGGCGTGCTGGTCGACCATCTCGTGCCCGGTTCCAAGGAGAGCCGCATCGCCGCCCGGGTGACCTCGCCCGAGGTGCTGGTGGTGGGGCATCCGTTCGTGGACGTCTGGCAGGCGGTCAAGCCGTCCGTGCTGCGCATCCCGGCCTGGCCGGAGGTGCCGCGAGGGATACCGTGGAAGGAGGGTGTGATCGCGGCGCTGGGCTGGCGTCTGGAGCCGGCCGAGGCTTGGCGGCGCATCCTCGGCGCCGTCTCGACCTTCGCCGACCTGGAGCCCGAGCTGTTGGGCCGGGTCGAGGAACTGATCGACTTCGTTACGGAGGCACCATGA
- a CDS encoding TetR/AcrR family transcriptional regulator — MSRTGPKRSESIRLAVLNAADDLLVERGFDGVTIEGIAARAGVAKQTLYRWWKSKVDILLDTLSGDAQEGLTWQLGSGPAEEELQRQLRRIDDFFHEPAGQVLQALLGHAQTSPATARALREGFLREQRERDRAGLRAVLERHTCRHMDDEFVDCLLDLLLGPLYYRTLVSDRAADPAMLDATARLVLDMAARAAQDDHSHAGATNGESLS; from the coding sequence GTGAGCCGGACAGGGCCCAAGCGCAGCGAGAGCATTCGGCTCGCCGTGCTCAACGCCGCCGACGACCTTCTGGTCGAACGCGGGTTCGACGGCGTCACGATCGAAGGCATCGCCGCCCGGGCCGGCGTCGCCAAGCAGACCCTCTACCGCTGGTGGAAATCCAAGGTCGACATTCTCCTGGACACTCTCTCCGGTGACGCCCAGGAGGGGCTGACCTGGCAGCTCGGTTCCGGTCCCGCCGAGGAAGAGCTTCAGCGGCAGCTGCGGCGCATCGACGACTTCTTCCACGAACCCGCCGGCCAGGTGCTCCAGGCGCTGCTCGGCCACGCGCAGACCAGCCCGGCCACCGCCCGGGCGTTGCGTGAGGGGTTCCTGCGCGAACAGCGGGAACGAGACCGGGCCGGGCTGCGCGCCGTCCTTGAGCGCCACACCTGCCGCCACATGGACGACGAGTTCGTCGACTGCCTGCTGGATCTCCTGCTCGGCCCGCTCTACTACCGCACTCTCGTCAGCGACCGCGCGGCCGACCCGGCCATGCTGGACGCCACTGCTCGCCTCGTTCTCGACATGGCCGCCAGAGCCGCTCAGGACGATCACAGCCATGCGGGCGCGACGAACGGGGAATCTCTGTCGTAA
- the lepA gene encoding translation elongation factor 4: MRTQPGQTDPAVIRNFCIIAHIDHGKSTLADRMLQITGVVDDRSMRAQYLDRMDIERERGITIKSQAVRLPWDGHVLNMIDTPGHVDFTYEVSRSLQACEGAILLVDAAQGIEAQTLANLYLAMNADLHIIPVLNKIDLPAAQPEKFAEELAGLIGCEPSDVLRVSGKTGEGVRELLDHVVASVPPPVGDADAAARALIFDSVYDTYRGVVTYVRVIDGHLSKRERILMMSTSATHETLEIGVISPEPKPSERGLGVGEVGYLITGVKDVRQSRVGDTVTSAAKSAREMLAGYEHPKPMVFSGLYPIDGDEYPELREALDKLQLNDAALVYEPETSAALGFGFRVGFLGLLHMEIVRERLEREFGLSLISTAPNVVYRVVMEDGSELTVTNPSEFPTGGKIAQVFEPVTKSTILAPAEFIGAIMEICQGRRGQLQGMDYLSEDRVEIRYTLPLGEIIFDFFDQLKSRTRGYASLDYEPAGEAEADLVKVDILLQGEAVDAFSAIVHKDKAYAYGVDMAKKLRELIPRQQFEVPIQAAIGARVIARENIRAIRKDVLAKCYGGDISRKRKLLEKQKEGKKRMKMVGRVEVPQEAFVAALSTDSGAVDKSKK, translated from the coding sequence GTGCGCACTCAGCCTGGCCAGACCGACCCCGCGGTGATCCGCAACTTCTGCATCATCGCGCACATCGACCACGGCAAGTCGACCCTTGCCGACCGGATGCTGCAGATCACCGGCGTGGTCGACGACCGCTCCATGCGCGCCCAGTATCTCGACCGGATGGACATCGAGCGCGAGCGCGGCATCACGATCAAGTCCCAGGCCGTCCGCCTCCCGTGGGACGGCCACGTGCTCAACATGATCGACACGCCCGGCCACGTCGACTTCACCTACGAGGTGTCACGGTCGCTGCAGGCCTGTGAGGGCGCGATCCTGCTGGTCGACGCCGCCCAGGGCATCGAGGCGCAGACGCTGGCCAACCTCTACCTGGCCATGAACGCCGACCTGCACATCATCCCCGTCCTCAACAAGATCGACCTGCCCGCCGCGCAGCCGGAGAAGTTCGCCGAGGAGCTCGCCGGCCTCATCGGCTGCGAGCCGTCCGACGTGCTGCGCGTCTCCGGCAAGACCGGCGAGGGCGTGCGCGAGCTGCTCGACCACGTGGTCGCCTCCGTGCCGCCGCCCGTCGGCGACGCCGACGCCGCCGCCCGGGCGCTGATCTTCGACTCGGTGTACGACACCTACCGGGGCGTCGTGACGTACGTCCGGGTGATCGACGGGCACCTGAGCAAGCGCGAGCGCATCCTCATGATGTCCACCAGCGCCACCCACGAGACGCTGGAGATCGGCGTCATCTCGCCCGAGCCCAAGCCGTCCGAGCGCGGGCTCGGCGTCGGCGAGGTGGGCTACCTGATCACCGGCGTGAAGGACGTGCGCCAGTCCCGGGTCGGTGACACCGTCACCTCGGCCGCCAAGTCGGCCCGCGAGATGCTGGCGGGCTACGAGCACCCCAAGCCCATGGTGTTCTCCGGCCTGTATCCCATCGACGGCGACGAGTACCCCGAGCTGCGCGAGGCGCTCGACAAGCTCCAGCTCAACGACGCCGCGCTGGTCTACGAGCCGGAGACCTCCGCCGCGCTCGGCTTCGGGTTCCGGGTGGGCTTCCTGGGCCTGCTGCACATGGAGATCGTCCGCGAGCGGCTGGAGCGGGAGTTCGGCCTGTCGCTGATCTCGACCGCGCCCAACGTCGTCTACCGCGTCGTCATGGAGGACGGCAGCGAGCTGACCGTCACCAACCCGTCGGAGTTCCCGACGGGCGGCAAGATCGCCCAGGTCTTCGAGCCGGTCACCAAGTCGACGATCCTCGCCCCGGCCGAGTTCATCGGCGCGATCATGGAGATCTGCCAGGGGCGGCGCGGCCAGCTCCAGGGCATGGACTACCTGTCGGAGGACCGCGTCGAGATCCGCTACACGCTGCCCCTCGGCGAGATCATCTTCGACTTCTTCGACCAGCTCAAGTCGCGCACCCGCGGCTACGCCTCGCTCGACTACGAGCCCGCCGGCGAGGCCGAGGCCGACCTGGTCAAGGTCGACATCCTCCTGCAGGGCGAGGCGGTCGACGCCTTCAGCGCGATCGTGCACAAGGACAAGGCGTACGCCTACGGGGTCGACATGGCCAAGAAACTGCGCGAGCTGATCCCGCGGCAGCAGTTCGAGGTGCCGATCCAGGCCGCCATCGGCGCCCGCGTCATCGCCCGCGAGAACATCCGCGCCATCCGCAAGGACGTCCTCGCCAAGTGCTACGGCGGCGACATCTCGCGTAAGCGCAAGCTGCTGGAGAAGCAGAAGGAAGGCAAGAAGCGGATGAAGATGGTGGGCCGGGTCGAGGTGCCGCAGGAGGCGTTCGTCGCCGCCCTGTCCACCGACTCCGGCGCCGTCGACAAGTCCAAGAAGTAG
- the hemW gene encoding radical SAM family heme chaperone HemW has product MPSTLPDGDAAPASGELPDSALRGLGERPFGFYVHVPFCVTRCGYCDFNTYTAAELGPGASHRDYADTAIAEVRLARRVLGDAELPVETVFFGGGTPTLLPPGDLARILAAVDAEFGLRPGAEVTTEANPESVDPASLERLREGGFTRVSFGMQSAREHVLKVLDRHHTPGRAAQAVQEARKAGFEHVNLDLIYSTPGESDDDWRASLAAAIEAEPDHVSAYSLIVEEGTRLAARIRRGELPMPDDDVAADRYLIADAMLAEAGFGWYEVSNWATSDDARCRHNLLYWTGGDWWAVGPGAHSHVGGTRWWNVKHPAAYAQRLAAGVSPAHAREVLADEDRETERLMLELRLSSGYPLAEVAPRARTAVAAALGGGLLEVEPFRAGRMVLTLEGRLLADALVRDLVS; this is encoded by the coding sequence GTGCCATCCACCCTGCCCGACGGCGACGCCGCCCCCGCCTCCGGCGAGCTGCCCGACAGCGCGCTGCGCGGCCTCGGCGAGCGGCCGTTCGGCTTCTACGTGCACGTGCCGTTCTGCGTGACGCGCTGCGGCTACTGCGACTTCAACACCTACACCGCCGCCGAGCTGGGCCCCGGCGCCTCCCACCGCGACTACGCCGACACGGCCATCGCCGAGGTGAGGCTGGCACGACGCGTCCTCGGCGACGCCGAGCTGCCGGTCGAGACGGTGTTCTTCGGCGGCGGCACACCCACCCTGCTGCCGCCGGGCGACCTGGCGCGGATCCTGGCCGCCGTCGACGCGGAGTTCGGGCTGCGGCCGGGCGCCGAGGTGACCACCGAGGCCAACCCTGAGTCCGTCGATCCCGCCTCGCTCGAACGGCTGCGCGAAGGCGGCTTCACCAGGGTCAGCTTCGGCATGCAGAGCGCCCGCGAGCACGTTCTGAAGGTCCTCGACCGCCACCACACCCCCGGCCGGGCCGCCCAGGCCGTGCAGGAGGCGCGGAAGGCCGGGTTCGAGCACGTCAACCTCGACCTGATCTACAGCACGCCCGGCGAGTCCGACGACGACTGGCGCGCCTCGCTGGCGGCCGCGATCGAGGCCGAGCCCGACCACGTCTCGGCGTACTCGCTCATCGTGGAGGAGGGCACGCGGCTGGCCGCGCGGATCAGGCGGGGCGAGCTGCCTATGCCCGACGACGACGTGGCCGCCGACCGCTACCTGATCGCCGACGCGATGCTGGCCGAGGCGGGGTTCGGCTGGTACGAGGTGTCCAACTGGGCCACCTCCGACGACGCCCGGTGCCGCCACAACCTGCTCTACTGGACCGGCGGCGACTGGTGGGCCGTCGGCCCCGGCGCGCACAGCCACGTCGGCGGCACCCGCTGGTGGAACGTCAAGCATCCCGCCGCCTACGCCCAGCGGCTGGCCGCCGGCGTCTCGCCCGCCCACGCGCGCGAGGTGCTGGCGGACGAGGACCGCGAGACCGAACGGCTGATGCTGGAGCTCCGGCTCTCGTCCGGCTACCCGCTCGCCGAGGTGGCCCCCCGAGCGCGCACGGCCGTGGCGGCGGCGCTCGGAGGCGGGCTGCTGGAGGTCGAGCCGTTCCGGGCGGGCCGGATGGTGCTCACGCTCGAGGGACGGCTGCTGGCCGACGCGCTGGTGCGCGACCTCGTCAGCTGA
- a CDS encoding DUF4870 domain-containing protein, producing the protein MSQDPPHPQPDDDATRRVTRSDLPDQSAAAPHPGPDPHPGSGPQPGSDAHPDAAHPEPGASGPHPGSGPHPGSGPHPGSGPHPGSGAQPGYAYGQPHTPPAGYPPPAQGYQQQGHLPPGYLYLPPGQAHQQPGGYGYGAPQQLPPHVPGTYGPRPGSDDTTMAMLSHLLGLLVSWVGPLIIYLMKKDEAPYVRDQSAEALNFQITMFIGYLVAGLLSIIIIGLFLLPIIWIVSLIFHIQAAIAANRGENYRYPISIRLVS; encoded by the coding sequence ATGAGCCAGGACCCACCCCATCCTCAGCCCGACGACGACGCCACGCGGCGCGTCACCCGTTCCGACCTCCCCGACCAGAGCGCCGCCGCGCCCCACCCCGGCCCTGACCCGCACCCCGGCTCAGGCCCCCAGCCCGGTTCGGACGCCCACCCCGACGCGGCCCACCCCGAACCCGGCGCTTCAGGTCCGCACCCCGGCTCGGGTCCGCACCCCGGCTCAGGTCCGCACCCCGGCTCAGGTCCGCACCCCGGCTCGGGCGCCCAGCCCGGTTACGCGTACGGGCAGCCGCACACCCCGCCCGCCGGCTACCCGCCGCCCGCGCAGGGCTACCAGCAGCAGGGCCACCTGCCTCCCGGGTACCTCTACCTGCCCCCCGGCCAGGCCCATCAGCAGCCCGGCGGGTACGGCTACGGGGCCCCGCAACAGCTCCCGCCGCACGTCCCCGGCACGTACGGCCCGCGACCCGGCAGCGACGACACCACCATGGCGATGCTCTCCCACCTGCTGGGCCTGCTCGTCTCCTGGGTCGGCCCGTTGATCATCTACCTGATGAAGAAGGACGAGGCCCCGTACGTCCGCGACCAGTCGGCCGAGGCCCTGAACTTCCAGATCACGATGTTCATCGGCTACCTGGTCGCCGGCCTGTTGTCGATCATCATCATCGGCCTGTTCCTGCTGCCGATCATCTGGATCGTCTCGTTGATCTTCCACATCCAGGCCGCGATCGCCGCCAACCGCGGCGAGAACTACCGCTACCCGATCTCCATCCGCCTGGTCAGCTGA
- the dnaJ gene encoding molecular chaperone DnaJ translates to MANSDYYATLGVRRDASQDEIKKAYRRLARELHPDVNPDPETQERFKEITQAYEVLSDPNKRQMYDLGADPFGGAGAGAGAGGFGAGFPFSDIMDAFFGSAGGARGPRSRARRGRNATIRVELDLRETAFGTTRELVVDTAVLCEVCQGAGAAPGTHPDTCDMCSGRGEISQVTRSFLGQVMTSRPCPQCGGFGSIIRHPCQECSGDGRVRTRRTIKVRIPAGVEDGTHIQLAGEGEVGPGGGPPGDLFLEIVERPHEIFERRGDDLHCTVQIPMTAAALGTVLTVETLDGAEEIDVRPGTQAGQVITMYGRGVQRLNETGRGDLLIHVNVETPMRLDPAQEELLRELARQRGEERPPGKFAPGQQGFFSRLRDAFNGR, encoded by the coding sequence GTGGCAAACAGCGACTACTACGCCACCCTCGGGGTGCGCCGTGACGCCAGTCAGGACGAGATCAAGAAGGCGTACCGGAGACTGGCCCGGGAGCTGCACCCCGACGTGAACCCGGATCCTGAGACCCAGGAACGGTTCAAGGAGATCACGCAGGCCTACGAGGTCCTGTCCGATCCCAACAAGCGCCAGATGTACGACCTGGGCGCCGACCCGTTCGGCGGTGCGGGCGCCGGTGCCGGGGCGGGCGGCTTCGGCGCCGGGTTCCCGTTCAGCGACATCATGGACGCCTTCTTCGGCTCGGCGGGCGGCGCGCGCGGGCCGCGCTCGCGGGCGCGCCGGGGGCGCAACGCCACGATCCGCGTCGAGCTCGACCTGCGCGAGACCGCGTTCGGCACCACCCGTGAGCTGGTCGTCGACACGGCCGTGCTGTGCGAGGTGTGTCAGGGCGCCGGGGCCGCGCCGGGCACCCACCCCGACACCTGCGACATGTGCAGCGGGCGTGGCGAGATCTCCCAGGTGACGCGGTCGTTCCTGGGCCAGGTGATGACCTCGCGGCCGTGCCCCCAGTGCGGTGGCTTCGGCTCGATCATCCGCCACCCGTGCCAGGAGTGCTCGGGTGACGGCCGCGTGCGCACCCGCCGTACGATCAAGGTCCGCATCCCGGCGGGCGTCGAGGACGGCACCCACATCCAGCTCGCCGGCGAGGGCGAGGTCGGCCCCGGCGGCGGCCCGCCCGGAGACCTGTTCCTCGAGATCGTCGAACGCCCTCACGAGATCTTCGAGCGGCGCGGCGACGACCTGCACTGCACGGTGCAGATCCCGATGACGGCCGCGGCCCTCGGCACGGTGCTGACCGTGGAGACCCTCGACGGGGCGGAGGAGATCGACGTCCGGCCGGGCACCCAGGCGGGGCAGGTCATCACGATGTACGGCAGGGGCGTGCAGCGGCTCAACGAGACCGGCCGCGGCGACCTGCTCATCCACGTCAACGTGGAGACCCCGATGCGCCTCGACCCGGCGCAGGAGGAGCTGCTGCGCGAGCTGGCCAGGCAGCGGGGCGAGGAGCGGCCGCCGGGCAAGTTCGCGCCGGGGCAGCAGGGATTCTTCTCGCGGCTGCGCGACGCGTTCAACGGCCGATGA
- a CDS encoding SigE family RNA polymerase sigma factor, giving the protein MAVTALYSAHFRSLVRLAVLLVRDMATAEEVVQDAFVAIHGAWRRLRDPDKALAYLRQSVVNRSRSVLRHRAVVEKYAPKGLPDAPSAENGAIGELERSAVIEALRALPTRQREALVLRYYGDLSEAEIAHAMGISKGAVKSHTARGMAALRSVLEKMS; this is encoded by the coding sequence ATGGCCGTGACCGCGCTCTACAGCGCGCACTTCCGGTCGCTGGTGCGTCTCGCCGTGCTGCTGGTCCGCGACATGGCCACCGCCGAGGAGGTCGTGCAGGACGCGTTCGTCGCCATCCACGGTGCCTGGCGTAGACTGCGCGACCCCGACAAGGCCCTCGCCTACCTGCGCCAGTCCGTCGTCAACAGGTCCCGTTCGGTGCTGCGTCACCGTGCGGTCGTCGAGAAGTATGCTCCCAAGGGTCTGCCCGACGCCCCGAGCGCCGAGAACGGCGCGATCGGGGAGCTGGAACGCTCCGCCGTGATCGAGGCGTTGCGGGCCCTGCCGACGCGTCAGAGAGAGGCACTCGTCCTTCGTTACTACGGTGATCTGTCCGAGGCTGAGATCGCCCACGCCATGGGCATCAGCAAGGGAGCGGTCAAGAGCCACACCGCACGTGGCATGGCCGCCTTGCGATCCGTCCTGGAGAAAATGTCATGA
- the hrcA gene encoding heat-inducible transcriptional repressor HrcA, which produces MLDDRKLAVLRAIVEDYVSTNEPVGSKALAERHNLKVSPATVRNDMAALEEEGYITQPHTSAGRVPTDKGYRLFVDRLSQVKPLSSAERRAIETFLAGAVDLDDVVMRTVRLLAQLTRQVAVVQYPTLTRSTVRHVELVPLSERRVMLVLITNTGRVEQRVIELPEVVEDQRIAHLRAVLNACLDGCGLSTVPDRVADLPERLPVEDRPAVATILSVLLETLVERHDEKLVFAGAANLAGADFATGLRDVLEALEEQVVLMRLLGETSTDTPSALTVRIGSENPYLRGTSVVATGYGSGDNQLARLGVLGPTRMDYPVTMGAVRAVARYVSQILAAS; this is translated from the coding sequence GTGCTCGACGATCGTAAACTGGCGGTGCTCCGCGCCATTGTCGAAGACTACGTGTCCACCAACGAACCGGTGGGCTCCAAGGCGCTGGCCGAGCGCCACAACCTGAAGGTCTCCCCGGCCACCGTGCGCAACGACATGGCCGCGCTGGAGGAGGAGGGCTACATCACCCAGCCGCACACCAGCGCCGGCCGCGTGCCGACGGACAAGGGCTACCGCCTGTTCGTCGACAGGTTGTCGCAGGTCAAGCCGCTCTCCTCGGCGGAACGGCGGGCGATCGAGACGTTCCTCGCGGGCGCGGTCGACCTCGACGACGTGGTCATGCGCACCGTACGCCTGCTCGCGCAGCTCACCAGGCAGGTCGCCGTCGTGCAGTACCCGACGTTGACCCGTTCGACGGTCCGGCACGTCGAGCTGGTGCCGCTCAGCGAGCGGCGCGTCATGCTCGTGCTGATCACCAACACCGGCCGCGTCGAGCAGCGGGTGATCGAGCTGCCCGAGGTCGTGGAGGACCAGCGCATCGCCCACCTGCGCGCCGTGCTCAACGCGTGTCTCGACGGCTGCGGTCTCAGCACCGTGCCCGACCGGGTCGCCGACCTGCCCGAGCGGCTGCCGGTCGAGGACCGTCCCGCGGTGGCGACGATCCTGTCGGTGCTGCTCGAGACGCTCGTCGAACGGCACGACGAGAAGCTCGTCTTCGCCGGGGCCGCCAACCTCGCGGGCGCCGACTTCGCCACGGGCCTGCGTGACGTGCTCGAGGCGCTGGAGGAGCAGGTCGTGCTCATGCGGCTGCTCGGCGAGACTTCCACAGACACCCCGTCCGCGCTCACCGTGCGCATCGGCTCCGAAAACCCCTACCTTCGCGGCACATCCGTCGTCGCCACCGGATACGGTTCTGGCGACAACCAACTGGCCCGGCTCGGCGTGCTGGGTCCCACGAGGATGGACTACCCCGTGACGATGGGCGCCGTGCGCGCGGTGGCACGCTACGTCAGCCAGATCCTGGCTGCATCATAA